The DNA segment TTTTACGACTCTACATATTTATGATTTTACAAAGATAATGAAAAATCAACAAAATAACGAATCGCTAAATTCTCTTTACGAGGTTTTAACTTACTTATATAAGAAAAATGTTATTATGTAATATTGAATTATTATTATTTTATTAGACCAAGAGATTATTTCAAAAATAAGCGTATCTTTGCATATTATATACTTTTATTATAAAGAAAGGCGTAAAATGGAGAATCCAGCAGAAATCAGAAATGAAAAGTTAGCCCAGAAACTCATTAAAAATTTGAGTCAAAGGCATTATGATGCTTATTATTGCAAAACATCAAAAGACGCTTTAAAAAAAGCTATTCAACTAATTCCTCAGGGAAGTTCTGTAAGTTGGGGAGGATCAGCAACTCTTAATGAAATAGGACTGATTAAAGCTCTCAAAGACGGTATTTATAAAGTTTACGACCGTGAAAATTCAGCGACACAGAAGGAAAAAAGAGAAATGTCTCTCAAGGCTTTTGATTGTGATTATTATCTGTCTAGTGTTAATGCAATGAGTGAGGATGGAGTCTTTGTTAATATTGACGGAAGTGGTAATCGTGTGGCTGCAATAACATGGGGACCTGAACATGTCATTCTAGTAGTAGGGATTAATAAGATCTGCCAGGATGTGGATGCTGCGATCAAGCGTGCGCGTTCTACCGCTGCCCCAATCAATACAGCGCGTTTTGATGTTAAGACACCATGTATTATAGACGGCACGTGCCATGACTGCAAGTCGGCCGATAGCATTTGTGCATATGTATCTATTCAGCGTCTTTCGCGTCCAGCCAAACGTCATATCGTTATTCTTGTTGGTGAAGATCTTGGTTATTAGAAGTCTTAGAACATAGTATTAAGATTAAATAAAATTAGGTGGGCTCGATAATTATTTATGGTACACAGTATGGTACTTCAAAGAAATATGCAGATAAGTTGTCTGAGATGACAGACATTAAGGCAACTTGTTTTTCTAAAGTAAAAAATGCATCTACATACAGTCG comes from the Xylanibacter oryzae DSM 17970 genome and includes:
- a CDS encoding lactate utilization protein; this encodes MENPAEIRNEKLAQKLIKNLSQRHYDAYYCKTSKDALKKAIQLIPQGSSVSWGGSATLNEIGLIKALKDGIYKVYDRENSATQKEKREMSLKAFDCDYYLSSVNAMSEDGVFVNIDGSGNRVAAITWGPEHVILVVGINKICQDVDAAIKRARSTAAPINTARFDVKTPCIIDGTCHDCKSADSICAYVSIQRLSRPAKRHIVILVGEDLGY